The genome window TGGTCGAGGCAGGGGCGCTCCTTGACCTCCTGGTGGGTATCTTCGTCATGGGTATCGTCATCAACCACATCAGCCGCGAATTCTCATCCATCGACACCTCGCGCCTGCGGGCACTCAAGGAGGAGTAGCAGATGCTCTACCTTTTCGTCCTCTTGCCTCTGCTGGGAGCCTTCGTTGCCTGGATCGTTCCGGACAACCGCTATCGCCCCCTGGTCCTCCCGGCAGTGGCAATACCGCATCTGCTCATGGCCTTCTACCTGGCGGGCAATGCGCCGCCCCCCTCTCCCGGCGGCTGGATCTGGCTCGATCCCCTCGGCAAGATCGTCCTGCTCTGCATCAGCATGCTCTTCACCGTCTGTGCGGTCTATTCGGTGGGCTACCTCGCCTATCGCCAGGAGCGCTCCAACCGCGTGCTCTGCATCGGGCTCCTTACCTGCCTGTCGGCCATGACCCTGGCAACCATGTGCCAGCATCTGGGCCTCTTGTGGGTTGCCGTGGAAACGACCACGGTCACCATGGCGCCTCTCATCTACTTCAACCGCAACGCCCGCTCCATCGAAGCGACCTGGAAATACCTGCTGATCTGTTCCGTCGGCATTGCCCTGGCCCTCCTGGGGCTGCTCTTTCTCGCCTATTCGACCCATGTCGCCCACCTGGAGGCGACCCTGCTCTTAAGCTCGCTCAAGGCATCCGCCAAGGATCTGAACCAGGGGTGGCTCCATGCGGCCTTCATCTTCCTGCTGGTCGGCTACGGTTCCAAGATGGGCCTGGCGCCGCTCCACACCTGGAAGCCCGATGCCTACGGCGAGGCGCCGGGGCTCGTGGGCGCCCTCCTTGCCGGCGGCCTGGTCAACTGCGCCTTTCTGGCCATCCTGCGGGTCTATCAGCTCTGTCTCTCGTCGGGTAAGGAGATCGTCTTTTTCCAGAACGCCCTGATCAGCCTCGGCCTGATATCCATGGCCTTTGCCGCCGTCTTCATGGCCAAACAGGCCGACTTCAAGCGGATGCTCGCCTATTCCAGCGTCGAGCACGTGGGAATCCTGGCCATTGGGCTCGGCCTCGGCAAAGGTGCGCTCTTCGGCGCCCTGTTTCACCTCATGAACAACGGCCTGACCAAAGGGGTGCTCTTCCTCTCTTCGGGCAACATCCACCGCTCCTACGGCAGTAAAACCACCGATCTGGTCC of Geobacter sp. contains these proteins:
- a CDS encoding hydrogenase, which gives rise to MLYLFVLLPLLGAFVAWIVPDNRYRPLVLPAVAIPHLLMAFYLAGNAPPPSPGGWIWLDPLGKIVLLCISMLFTVCAVYSVGYLAYRQERSNRVLCIGLLTCLSAMTLATMCQHLGLLWVAVETTTVTMAPLIYFNRNARSIEATWKYLLICSVGIALALLGLLFLAYSTHVAHLEATLLLSSLKASAKDLNQGWLHAAFIFLLVGYGSKMGLAPLHTWKPDAYGEAPGLVGALLAGGLVNCAFLAILRVYQLCLSSGKEIVFFQNALISLGLISMAFAAVFMAKQADFKRMLAYSSVEHVGILAIGLGLGKGALFGALFHLMNNGLTKGVLFLSSGNIHRSYGSKTTDLVRGALTRLPWSGGLFLAGFIAITGSPPFSPFISEYTIVSSAFIEGRYLVGGLFLVFLSIVFIGMALTVLPLVMGTPPADLEKSEYRDRLLTVGPPFVMMLIILFLGVWPPDALLQLLREGAALLEARP